The Etheostoma spectabile isolate EspeVRDwgs_2016 chromosome 4, UIUC_Espe_1.0, whole genome shotgun sequence sequence CACATGCACCTACCAGACCTGTGAAgcacaaataacaacaaaacaacaagtaTGTTAAGAAACAGTTTCTaagaatttagattttttattcttttttattgccATGAAGAActcacctttaaaaaaacaatctgttgGGTTTAAATCAAAAGACGTCCAATCAGAAGTTCCCAGGATccaagagaaggaaaaaaacatgtttacgtTTTCCTTGGAATATCTCAAGGACACGTACAAAAAGGATCTAAGATCTCTTACTCATGCTATTTCAATTTAAGAACCTGATCAGAAATTACAAGTCAGTTAATGCTGAATTACTTTGAGCCAAACCGTCACGTTGCCTTTAATTTctcctgcaggtttgtgtgaGCTCCATGTTTAAGGTCCAAAGGTCAAATGTGATTGGAGTGTGGATGTCTTTCTAATCATTTCCTGATGAAAGAGGCTGAAAGTCCTCTAAAAAAGGATTGGgcttacagaggaatcagacaCCTTTTAACTGGCTCTAAATTAAATCACACTTTGCTTCCAATGTGTCTAGATCACCATCATGTATTTCAAAGATGCAGCACTTGTGCCCAAGTGgatacaaaacacatgtagtacATGTTTTCTTATACAAAAATCTTTATTATTAGTATCCAATTTCTGTACGTAAAAACCTCAGATCAATATGTCAGTAAAGAATGTCAGGTGTGAAAAATCACAGCTACAAACATGGAATACATAGTTTATGTTTTAATAATCCAGACTTCATCTCATCTGCATCTGTGTGTTGGCATCCATTGATATGGCTGCAAGCCACGTGGATCTTACTTTGCTCTTTCAGCTTTGCTGCGAGAGGACCTATGAAAGCCCGAAACATTGCTTGTAAATTGATGAgttgaggtcaaaggtcaaaccTGAGAGTTAAACAGCATTTTCATGCATTTGAGAAATTTGATAGGAACTCTTGATGTTGAAATTAGAGCCTGTGCAACGTGTGCCCATCTTCATCAAGTGCTTTAATGGTCATCAATCTGCTTTGCTTGAGATGGAGTGAGTCTCTTAATTGTTCTAAATACGCTTGTTCACTTTCTGatgttagatgagaagatcaaccACTAATGTCTTAACAGTAAATAAGAAGCTACAGCCAGTGGGTGGTTAGCCTAGCTTTGCACaaaaactggaaacagggggaaagcagttagcctggttctgtccaaaactacaaaaatataGTGCCACCTCATCatgtttatttatctttattttatatatttaaattgtgATATATTTGCTATTTCtagatttttttctatttgtgtgttttttaaactgagaGCTGCTAAACTGTGCTTCGTTGTTGTGAAACAATGACTATAAAGTTACATTCTAAAATCTACCTACCAGCACCTAGACAGcccactaaaaaaaaagagaaacgacaattttctgttttatggATGGGAGTTATGTTATGTTTCTTGGCCTTTAGCAGTTGACAGCAGAGCCTCCAGGAGGTTACTGTCATGATTAACTCCTGTAAAGcaacacttcagatacatttatgttaattagtgagtttCAGAGGTGCTGCTGTTGGATTTTATTACAGTTCGACAGAGCCAGACCAGCGGTTTCTCCtgtttacagtatttatgctaagctagctgCTGGTTgtatagcttcatatttactgtacagacatgagaattgtatcaatcttcttatctaTCGTTCTGCTTCAACTTCAATAGTTGTGACTGGGTTCAGTCAATCATGCGCAGGGATGTTTTAGCTCATTCCCTGGCTCTGGTTGTTCTTCACTGTCTGTTGCCTCATGAGATCCCAGAACAGCATGCTGAGCACTGTGTGTGGGGCCAAGCGCACAAAGACAGGGCCCATGCCTTTATACAACCCCAGCAGGCCCTCAGCTTGACACACCTTCAGCATACAATCAGAAAATCCATTGTACAGACGGCCCTAAAAGACACATAAGGAAAACATTAAGTCTTAGTAAAGTATGTATTTACAGCAGCTAGAAAACTTCTTCCAAAAGTATTTTGTGCCATTACTGAGAGCAAGGACAGAGGTCACTTGAACTCACTTTATGAAACTCATCCACTGGCTGGTTGTAGAGCCGTGTACTAATGACGTCAAATGGTGTCATGCTGATCGCCACAGCGACTCCACTGATCATGGCGGCTATCAAAGCCGTAAGACAGCTGTTTGGACTAAACCACTGCAAGGAAAGAAACTGATTATTGACTGAGGTTTGCTTTTGGCCAACAGCGTGACGGCAACTGTTTAGTTTCATGTGTGGAAAGAATGTCAGCTGTTTATCCCCTCTACCTGGGAATGTGACACCCAGTCCTTGGCCGAGGTGAATGTTGCCAGTTGAGCAGCTGATCCCACCATCACTCGAGGCACGGCCCCGTTCACACCCCTCCAAAGACCAATTAAACCGTCTCTTCTATAGATGGTAACGAAGGCGTCAGACACTCCCTGAAATGGAAGAAAGCAAAAGCAATGGTGTGTTGGAAGCAGCAGCTATTGGGCAGAATATGTTTTCTATCATGTGTTGGTAGTATATAGGGAAAGAAATGTATTTCTGATGGATATGGTTACCAAGGCAATGTAGTCTGCTTATAACAGAAGGTTAATGCTGTGTGCATAAATATGTATTGATGACATTAAGACCACTGGGTCACGTGATTAGCgctatatttgtatttatccACTCttacaaattgtaaaatatCATTACATGGAATTTGTGCTAAACACCAAAATACAGTATGAATCAGcacagtacatttactcaagtacaaacACCTCAAAATTATACCTAAGTATCTCCATGTTGTgcaactttatacttctacttcattacatttcagagggaaatattatttttaatcaaatacatttatttgacagatgacaacGACAACAGGTTAAGATGTTAAACAAAAACCAACAGAACGTTGAGGAAGCTGTCAATCAAGCGCATTGTCTACACACCTATACTGTCCTGTCTAATTAGACAGCATAACTGCGTACACCTGTGTGGGAGGACTGTGGGTGGGCAGGTGCTTTTAGATTTTGCATACAAAAGAAAAGATTGCtgtataaaatatgatgcattattaTGATTGAACTACCAAACAGCATAATTAGTACTTAGAGTTTACTCTGCCTAGCTGCTCATACTTTAATTTATCAGTGGTGAGAAATCTATAAAAAGCAAGTAaaataatgtatgtatataatataaaacatatacaataatataaagaataaaacactaaaacacTCTGCATAATGAGGGCATTTACTTTTGATACATTTTCTGGttgtacatacttttactttgaattttGAATGAATGACTCATATTGAAGTATATTCACTCTGTGGTATTGCTACCTTTTCTAAAGTAAAATATCTAAGTACTTATTCCATCACTGCTTTTATGTAAAGCATCTGAATACATATTTACTATGATCTAATTCCAGCTAAAACAActtgaaaaaagttattaatGTATCTTagtttgaacatgtctgtcttACCAGATGCTTGTGCTGGTGGCCTACTGCTATGGCTTCCACAGTCTGAGCCTGCAGCTGGGTCTTCACCTACAGAGAGAAAATGCAACACACAAGGTTTAATGTGCATTCAACCTGCACTAGATACTGTGCCAAAAGTTAATCTAAGTACAGACAAAACCAGACTTCTTGTTACTAAGTGGGATACTGTCTGAGCCATGTGCCAGGATGAGTTATAAAACAATTACAGGCAACTCTGCTAATGTTGACCAGGAATGAGTTGCATAACACAAACTTGTTACCAGGAACTTGTATTAACTCAGTGATTCATTTGCACCAAACCTTAAGGATCAAACAGCAGCGAGAGCATGCACAAAACCAAGCAACCTCTCTAGTCTATCTCACACAGAGAGTCAATAAAATAACCTTCAGCAATCCTTCCTTCACTCACACTGTCAACAGCACACAGCAAAGAGCTAcaagatactgtatatttttggcAAGTAAAGTTCAGGGTATTTTTAGTGACCTAGATATACTGTAGACAAACACGGATAGATggttttaaatgcattgactgacagctgaggcagaaaaacaacaacaccactCCTGGCAtatgaagatagatagatagatagatatttattgatcccaaaaaattgGAAATTACAGAAAAGGGACATGTAGAGGACATTAACACTTTCAATTCAATATTGTATATACTATTTGGTAAATCTTGTATATAATACTGTAATCTTTctatattttgtgtattgtcCCAAACAGGACTCTCTTTAGACCTTGTATTTTAATGAGATTACCTGTATAAacaaaaggttaaataaaatatgaatatgaaaattGTGCTGTAAATCAAGAGATGGTGACATTTGAGACAGGTAAGACAGGCGTCTCGTCTGGTGGTTGTTTGGGACCTGGATGTGGACAAGTGAGGGGAGCAGGTGGATAATAAAAAGATGCATTACTCATCCATGTGGGATATGCTTAAAACAGcttaagatcatttttttatcttgcGTTCTTTCAAAACTAGATGCCATCAAATTAGACGTCATCTGTGACTCACCTGGCTATACCACACCCACCCATGTAATGTCACTTTGCGTGCTGGATAAAAATATTCTTTGAAATTGAGCTGGTTCACTTCCCTGCTTCTGATTGTGATGACTGACAATACTGTTATTCAGGCCAAATGCTAAGGATTGGAAAAATCAAGTTTAAATTTAAGTATCCATTTTAGTTTCTTTTATGTTATTAGAAGTGGGGGACCACTAAATTATTGGTTGCTGTAATGCTTCCACCTGTCCATACTGGTCTTGAAAAGATCCCTTTGTAGGTGATTTAAAATCACAAATCAAGTAAGCATCTTCCATATTTACAGTCTTTTTTTACAGCAACCAAAAACTATTTCTATGAACATACAGTATGGGtaggtgagtgtgtgagtgagtgtgaacTGTAGAAACGTACTGTAAGTATGACCACTACTGACAGATATGAATGAACTATGAAAACCTCTTACTTTACAATGTTGCACAAGCGTTTTAGTGTCTAGATGAACAATGCAATCTAAGGATTAAACAGGGCCTGTTGCCATTCTGTTTACAAAGCCGACAAATGTATTATGTTGctgcagatacagacacacCATGTGCAAACATGATCTGGTCATGGATGATGACCAGTGTGTTGGCATAATTCTAACAGTGTGGCCTGTTAGTGTTACTCTGAAACCGTTTGCATAATACATCTGAAGCTTGCCACAGAAGACAATTACCCATATCATCTTTCCCCCTTCTTCATGTCAGCTGTTTGGCTGTTAAATTATTAACTTTCTTGGTTTTATTTAACGTGTGTGTGAGGCAACATTATGCTCAAACAGTAACATATCCTGAATGTAAGAATAAATtatgacacaaaacacatagTTAAGACTGGGATCTTTTGGACATTTACAGTAACTGGCAACTTCAAAAGGCTTGTAGCACCtactgatttaatttttaaaaaactatagAGCTGACCTATAATGAACAATACAGGCCAGGAACCCATCAAgcgtgtggttgtgtgttgtgtggtgtggttgtgtgttgtggtgtgtgtgtgtgtgtgtgtgtgttatatattatatatatatatattatatatatatatatcatatatatatatatatatatatatatttattatcaaATATTGATTATATACTTAGTCTCTTGTCATGCCAATACGTGCTTTACCCTCAGGTCCTAGTGGACATGGAGGCTAAGTTAAGAGTGAGCTTGTGACCAGATGTCggttattttaatattaatttaacaGACCTGCTCACATGCATGTACCCTATGATGAAGGCTCACAAGCAAAACAATATGGGGAGCCACTGTgattaagtttttttgttttttttttaaaaaggagaaaCTTTGGTAAACCTACCAGGTAGGCAGGAGAAGCAATTAAGGCACCCAGCGCCCCGACCCCTGCCCCCGACAGCAGACTCCCCCCGTAGAACGAGGTGAAACCCAGAGCTTCACAGTACGAGTAGGAGCCCAGCCTCACACCGTTCATCACACCCTGGTAAATCAGCCCGACTGAGAGCCCCTTCTGCAGGCCCCGGAGCCCGTCTGTGCGGCCCACCACCCAGAGGGCCTGCAGAACTCCACGATAGTGTCTCTGGTAGGACCCCCGTGCACGCAGCTCTCCCTGAAGCTGCAGACGGGTCTTTACAACCTCCAGGGGATTGGTGAACACACAGGCTGCGCAGCAGGAAAGAGCGCCCAGTGCAAAGTCAAGAGGAGGCCAGACAGCTGCGGGGGGAGGTGAGGAGCCGAGGACACCACCAGTGGATGCCATCCTGGAAGGCTGGGCACCAAACACAGACTCTTCTGGTGAAGTCTTCAACAGCTGAGCACTGGTCATCCCTGGGGAGTGTTTGGTAGTCCTTGTGATGACTTGTTCCCCTTGTGTCAGTTTGTTACGGAACAAGAAGAGGGTGTTGTACTTGGTACAGAACAGTCAGAAACAAATGCTTTCATCAGCTGTGTGATAACTCATCTAACTTCTTGTTATATTTTTCCCTTGATTCTGCAGGTCAACGCGCCTCTTTGGTGTCCTTCTGCAATGATTTTCTGTCAGTCTGTTTAAAAGTGGCACCATCTGCAAGagaatttattcattttaaagtaaACTACTTTTAAATTGTGAGGTTCAGGTGTGTTTACAAAGGCTTAGCCACACATATGAGGAAAGAGAATGTTTGTGAGTCAAGAGTAAGACTGCAAGGAGTCCATTTGGAATGGAAACATTCAGATTTTAGCTCACATAAGACAATTAAAAACCTGTCAGGCCTGCTGTTTAACTCTCTAATCATGCAGCATGTTAAAACACTACACATGAAAAAACACTGGAACACCTTTAAGAGCagacaatctcacacacacacacacacacacaatcaactGGCAATAACAAGTCACACACTACCCAATTCACATTAATTCAAACCAACATGCAACTACACAAACAAGCACCAGAGGCAACACACTCAAAAAGAAAACTCCTCTCAcgtgcctttaaaaaaaaaaaagttagaaaatCTATCCTAAATGTGGTTAGTTCATTCATAAACTCACTGTGTTTTGGTGATCATGTGCAGCTCCATTTCCCCCCTCTTCCCCATCATTGTAAACATGTGTCTTCAGCACATTCATTGTGAAAGTCTCCTCCCTTTCACTCTTACCAGAGCCAATACAGTTTGAGTCCTCTCTACCTCACCATCTGTCCGATGCTGCACCAATCAAATGGCTCTAAACTCTAAACTGCCCCCAGCTCTGGTCCTATAGGAGCTCTCTGGGTAAAAGGTTATGGTTGGTCAAAGAGGGGGGTGGAGTGTCTGAGGGAAAGGAGATAAAACTGCTGACTAAAGAAAGGTGTTTAACAAGGTTAATGTGCAGAAGATAGTGTCGATAAtctcagaaacaaaacaaacaaaactgagcTCTGTTTTaacttaaattaataaattatttatcTAGGTGGCCTTTTCTTTA is a genomic window containing:
- the slc25a34 gene encoding solute carrier family 25 member 34, which codes for MTSAQLLKTSPEESVFGAQPSRMASTGGVLGSSPPPAAVWPPLDFALGALSCCAACVFTNPLEVVKTRLQLQGELRARGSYQRHYRGVLQALWVVGRTDGLRGLQKGLSVGLIYQGVMNGVRLGSYSYCEALGFTSFYGGSLLSGAGVGALGALIASPAYLVKTQLQAQTVEAIAVGHQHKHLGVSDAFVTIYRRDGLIGLWRGVNGAVPRVMVGSAAQLATFTSAKDWVSHSQWFSPNSCLTALIAAMISGVAVAISMTPFDVISTRLYNQPVDEFHKGRLYNGFSDCMLKVCQAEGLLGLYKGMGPVFVRLAPHTVLSMLFWDLMRQQTVKNNQSQGMS